A section of the Rummeliibacillus pycnus genome encodes:
- a CDS encoding S8 family peptidase, translating into MNSFTKKFAAASLSCALALTPLTSLTVNAKTGSATTLLQKLGKADQTETGTKTANFSDDTIIIKYSSQLTASEHRKAGGTILKEIKGLNYLVVKVTNKKKLQQTLQNYAKNKKVISVSLSPKYKLSGTVDPKVSEQYMHSLLKTADAQKLAGKNQVKVAVIDTGIDRNHPELKESIIKRTNIMNPMNSSTPDIHGTHVAGIIAGKKDNGIGGYGIDPAAKILSLDVFDGGFWTFDYTIANAILKAVDEGADVINMSLGGSAPSDVLKEAIDKAISKGVIVVAAAGNEASDMAVYPAKYEGVISVGSINKEKKLSDYSSYGPSTDVVAPGEDVYSSYYDLQKGSTFTKLSGTSMASPVVAGTVALLLSKHPNLKPAEVEYILEKTATDLGEKGFDHKYGSGLINPVAALKFDVKKIPSLVTAKWGEKEILNNAEKIVAPAEIKHNFTKPSEQKWVKLSVEKGQYIQTSLSGASQYDYKMMIQFYGDSEQQKTEVNDVTEGKTEGKLIQAPFSGTVAIGIKDVNGSYDDSNAKQSHVTLKVEKLDQLPEDESTLESPIQIENWPYKKDGLFMTGEKSDEDYLHFTSKEAQLMKFSVTGIPGVDLNLSVYEKEQLFPTDENGQEIPIGENTEGAPPLFSSNTGGTSAGETLMFQTEPNKEYFLKVSNKSSFSDFNIFQLLFGNFGSIGVKEPASSSIPYNVSLEGKAIPEDEDSFNDSSFSDGESTTVNVIGNNVIVSSTQDTTDNAKQIAQLDSDARSYQLGGSATGYLQNTSDQDWFKLTPTSDGIYQFNLPTPSKNVPNVSLYEIVTEEGEDGKTYQYLSTVATNEDWYSMDDWIKDHFVASLKANKKYYLSVSPNYNDFQIPYDGYQITSKLLVNNPSDKYEENDKPEQAKTFPTTGVTGNFATANDIDSYYFTAPKDSVYGVKFSRAELTSTLKEKYPKELLAPFYGIIQISEDVNKNHKLDEQDMDRTSYILNLTESGTNTGSFEAKKGKSYFVTVFGQIDTMAGITLWPYQLKINAVNKQDEDAKSKVTKNKPSKPLKLKKNSSKSYSATGYFNTGYEDGDSDWYVYNSKKSNQVSISLDAGKEIDGVIEIYHNGKRVVKSDIYEQGDKEIVSLKMGKGTYYVKVRDSRGRASIDPYKLSLKIK; encoded by the coding sequence TGTAAGCCTAAGTCCTAAATACAAACTTTCAGGTACAGTAGATCCAAAAGTTAGTGAACAGTATATGCACAGTCTATTAAAAACAGCTGATGCCCAAAAACTTGCTGGAAAGAACCAAGTTAAAGTAGCTGTCATTGATACTGGGATTGACCGCAATCACCCTGAACTTAAAGAATCTATTATTAAAAGAACAAACATCATGAATCCAATGAATTCATCTACACCTGACATACACGGAACTCATGTTGCAGGAATTATCGCCGGAAAAAAAGATAATGGTATCGGTGGGTACGGCATAGATCCAGCAGCTAAAATTCTTTCTTTAGACGTATTTGATGGTGGATTTTGGACGTTTGATTATACAATTGCAAATGCTATCCTTAAGGCAGTAGATGAAGGAGCAGATGTTATTAATATGAGTTTGGGTGGATCCGCTCCATCTGATGTTCTAAAAGAAGCTATAGATAAAGCAATTAGTAAGGGTGTTATAGTCGTTGCTGCAGCTGGTAATGAAGCATCCGATATGGCAGTTTACCCAGCTAAATATGAAGGGGTTATTAGCGTCGGATCTATTAACAAAGAGAAAAAACTAAGTGACTATTCATCCTATGGCCCTTCAACTGACGTGGTAGCTCCAGGTGAAGATGTCTATTCTTCCTATTACGATCTTCAAAAAGGATCTACTTTTACAAAATTGAGTGGAACATCCATGGCTTCTCCAGTTGTTGCGGGAACAGTAGCATTACTATTATCCAAACATCCAAATCTTAAGCCTGCTGAAGTAGAATATATTCTAGAAAAAACGGCAACTGATTTAGGAGAAAAAGGATTTGATCATAAATATGGTAGTGGACTGATTAACCCTGTTGCAGCATTAAAATTTGATGTTAAGAAAATCCCTTCCCTAGTAACAGCAAAATGGGGAGAAAAGGAAATCTTAAATAATGCAGAAAAAATTGTAGCACCTGCAGAAATCAAGCATAACTTTACAAAACCATCTGAACAAAAATGGGTTAAACTTTCTGTAGAAAAGGGCCAATATATTCAAACTTCTCTTTCTGGTGCATCTCAATATGACTACAAAATGATGATTCAATTCTATGGTGACAGTGAGCAACAAAAAACGGAAGTCAATGATGTAACAGAAGGAAAAACAGAAGGAAAACTAATACAGGCTCCTTTTAGTGGAACAGTTGCTATTGGTATTAAAGATGTGAATGGAAGCTATGATGATTCGAATGCGAAGCAATCACACGTTACATTAAAAGTTGAAAAATTAGATCAACTTCCTGAAGATGAATCTACATTAGAATCACCTATTCAAATTGAAAACTGGCCATATAAAAAAGATGGTCTCTTTATGACAGGTGAAAAAAGTGATGAAGATTATTTACACTTTACTTCAAAAGAAGCACAATTAATGAAATTTAGTGTAACTGGAATTCCTGGTGTCGATTTAAATCTCTCTGTATATGAAAAGGAACAGCTTTTCCCTACAGATGAAAATGGTCAAGAAATTCCTATAGGTGAAAATACTGAGGGTGCACCTCCTCTATTCTCAAGCAATACAGGTGGTACAAGCGCTGGGGAAACGCTGATGTTCCAAACTGAGCCTAATAAGGAGTACTTCTTAAAAGTATCAAATAAATCTTCATTTTCAGATTTTAACATTTTCCAATTACTATTCGGTAATTTTGGTAGCATAGGCGTTAAAGAACCTGCTTCATCATCTATTCCTTATAATGTTAGCTTAGAAGGTAAGGCAATTCCTGAGGATGAAGATAGCTTTAATGACTCATCATTCTCTGACGGCGAGTCAACAACCGTAAATGTGATCGGTAATAATGTTATTGTAAGTAGTACTCAGGATACAACAGATAACGCAAAACAAATTGCACAATTAGACTCCGATGCTCGTTCATATCAATTAGGTGGATCTGCAACAGGCTATCTTCAAAATACATCAGACCAAGATTGGTTTAAACTAACACCGACTAGTGATGGTATTTATCAATTTAACTTACCTACTCCATCGAAGAATGTACCAAATGTTAGTTTATACGAGATTGTTACGGAAGAAGGAGAAGACGGAAAGACATATCAATACCTATCCACTGTTGCAACAAACGAGGATTGGTATTCAATGGATGATTGGATAAAGGATCATTTTGTAGCAAGTTTAAAAGCAAATAAAAAATATTATCTTTCAGTAAGTCCGAACTATAATGACTTCCAAATTCCTTACGATGGATACCAAATCACATCGAAATTACTTGTTAATAATCCAAGTGACAAGTATGAAGAGAATGATAAGCCAGAACAAGCAAAGACCTTCCCTACAACAGGCGTAACTGGAAATTTTGCTACAGCGAATGATATTGACTCTTATTATTTCACTGCACCAAAAGATTCTGTATATGGTGTCAAATTCTCTAGAGCTGAACTAACTTCAACGCTTAAAGAGAAATATCCAAAAGAATTATTAGCTCCATTTTACGGAATAATTCAAATTTCGGAAGACGTCAACAAAAACCATAAACTAGATGAACAAGATATGGATCGCACATCATACATCTTGAACCTAACAGAAAGTGGAACAAACACTGGCTCCTTTGAAGCGAAAAAAGGCAAATCTTATTTTGTAACAGTATTTGGTCAAATCGATACAATGGCTGGTATTACTCTATGGCCATATCAATTGAAAATTAATGCTGTAAACAAACAAGATGAAGATGCAAAATCAAAAGTTACAAAAAACAAACCTTCTAAACCACTGAAATTAAAGAAAAACAGTAGTAAATCTTATTCTGCAACTGGTTACTTCAATACGGGATATGAAGATGGGGATTCGGATTGGTACGTTTACAATTCTAAAAAGTCAAATCAAGTAAGTATTTCCCTCGATGCAGGAAAAGAAATAGATGGTGTAATCGAAATCTACCATAATGGCAAGAGAGTAGTAAAATCAGATATCTATGAACAAGGCGATAAAGAAATTGTTTCCTTGAAAATGGGTAAAGGAACGTACTATGTAAAAGTTCGTGATTCTAGAGGACGCGCTTCAATTGATCCTTACAAATTGTCATTAAAAATTAAGTAA
- a CDS encoding ribonuclease J, with the protein MTKNEKMLSIFALGGINEIGKNMYAIQYADDIVIVDCGGKFPDESLLGIDLIIPDITYLQENSEKVRALVVTHAHEDHIGGIPYFLKKLNVPVYATRFTLGLIEIKLKEHKILRETELIQIDSESNLNFGSMSVTFFKTSHSIPDCLGIVFHTPEGVVVHTGDFKFDLTPVNDQTSDIHKMAEIGTKGVLVLISESTNAERTGSTPSEMLVGKHIDEAFLGANRKIIISTFASNVNRVQQIVDATKMTNRKLALLGRSMVNVVSVAIERGYLNVPPGMLIDARKVMNLPPEEVVVLCTGSQGEPLAALARMSNNDNRDVQILPDDTVILSASPIPGNEKDVSRIVDNLFQLGAKVIYGSSSITGMHVSGHGYQEDLKLMLTLMKPKYFIPVHGEFRMLYLHRELAESVGVDRENTFIMKNGDVVDIEQGEARQTRKVPAGDTYVDSVDIGEVGEIVLRDRKQLSEDGMLVIVLTISKTDGTIISEPDTISRGFVYAKDFENLLRNVNRLVVATVNDIQEDEAKQWNVVKRKVKKAVGQYLFTQTRRKPMILPIIIEI; encoded by the coding sequence TTGACTAAAAATGAGAAGATGTTATCCATATTTGCCTTAGGCGGTATAAATGAAATAGGGAAAAATATGTATGCCATTCAATATGCAGACGATATCGTTATTGTAGACTGTGGTGGTAAATTTCCTGATGAAAGTTTATTAGGAATCGATTTAATCATTCCCGATATCACTTATCTTCAAGAAAATAGCGAAAAGGTTCGCGCTTTAGTAGTTACACATGCACATGAGGATCATATAGGCGGCATCCCCTACTTTTTAAAAAAACTAAACGTACCCGTATATGCCACTCGATTTACACTTGGTTTAATAGAAATCAAATTAAAAGAGCATAAAATCCTGAGAGAAACAGAACTCATACAAATCGATTCAGAATCAAATTTAAACTTTGGTAGCATGTCAGTAACGTTTTTCAAAACCAGCCATAGTATTCCTGATTGCCTTGGTATCGTTTTTCATACACCAGAAGGAGTTGTTGTCCATACTGGGGACTTCAAATTCGATTTAACTCCTGTAAATGATCAAACTTCTGATATTCATAAAATGGCCGAAATTGGCACGAAAGGTGTTTTAGTACTTATCTCTGAAAGTACAAACGCAGAACGGACTGGTTCAACACCATCCGAGATGTTAGTTGGAAAACATATTGACGAAGCTTTTTTAGGAGCTAATCGAAAAATTATTATTTCTACATTTGCTTCTAACGTTAATCGTGTTCAACAAATAGTTGATGCAACTAAAATGACGAATCGAAAACTGGCTTTACTTGGACGAAGTATGGTAAATGTTGTATCTGTAGCAATAGAACGTGGTTATTTAAATGTTCCACCTGGAATGCTAATTGATGCCCGTAAAGTAATGAATCTACCACCTGAAGAAGTTGTAGTTCTTTGCACTGGTAGTCAGGGTGAACCACTTGCTGCTCTAGCACGGATGTCCAACAACGATAACCGTGATGTACAAATTTTACCTGATGACACGGTCATTTTATCGGCCTCTCCTATTCCTGGAAATGAAAAAGACGTTTCGCGTATCGTAGATAATCTATTCCAACTGGGTGCAAAAGTAATTTACGGTTCATCAAGTATTACAGGAATGCACGTTTCTGGACATGGTTATCAAGAAGATTTAAAACTCATGCTTACTTTAATGAAACCAAAATACTTTATCCCTGTTCATGGTGAGTTTAGAATGTTATATCTACATCGAGAATTAGCTGAATCTGTTGGTGTAGATAGAGAAAATACATTCATTATGAAAAATGGGGATGTCGTCGATATTGAACAAGGCGAAGCCCGCCAAACTCGCAAAGTTCCAGCTGGCGATACGTATGTTGATAGTGTGGATATCGGTGAAGTTGGGGAAATTGTATTGCGCGACCGAAAACAACTTTCAGAAGATGGGATGCTTGTAATTGTATTAACAATTAGCAAAACAGATGGAACCATTATTTCTGAACCCGATACCATCTCTCGTGGCTTTGTCTATGCAAAAGATTTTGAAAATCTCTTAAGAAATGTTAATCGTTTAGTCGTAGCAACTGTTAATGACATTCAAGAAGATGAAGCAAAACAATGGAATGTAGTAAAAAGAAAAGTAAAAAAAGCAGTTGGCCAATATCTATTCACTCAAACTAGAAGAAAGCCCATGATCTTACCGATTATTAT